In the Thermococcus sp. MAR1 genome, one interval contains:
- a CDS encoding acetyl-CoA carboxylase biotin carboxyl carrier protein subunit codes for MAKVKVIVDGIEYEVEVEELGMGRFKVAFEDREYTVEAKGLGIDMSALSTSAAPVAAVPSSAPVAAPAPAPTPAPVAPTPAPAGEGAVTAPMPGKILRILVKEGEQVKTGQGLLVLEAMKMENEIPAPKDGVVKKILVKEGDTVDTGQTLIELG; via the coding sequence ATGGCGAAGGTCAAGGTCATCGTGGATGGTATTGAGTACGAGGTTGAGGTTGAGGAGCTTGGAATGGGTCGCTTTAAGGTTGCCTTTGAGGACAGGGAGTACACCGTCGAGGCGAAGGGCCTGGGAATCGACATGAGTGCCCTGAGCACCAGTGCTGCCCCTGTAGCCGCTGTTCCTTCGTCTGCACCCGTTGCTGCTCCGGCCCCTGCTCCAACCCCTGCCCCGGTAGCGCCAACCCCAGCTCCGGCTGGTGAAGGAGCGGTCACCGCCCCAATGCCCGGCAAGATTTTGAGAATCCTCGTGAAGGAGGGCGAGCAGGTCAAAACCGGCCAGGGATTACTCGTCCTGGAAGCAATGAAAATGGAGAACGAGATTCCAGCACCAAAAGACGGAGTGGTTAAAAAAATCCTCGTCAAAGAAGGCGACACCGTCGACACCGGACAAACACTAATCGAACTAGGGTGA
- a CDS encoding OadG family protein, translating into MSEFMEGLNLTVLGVTIVFMVLSILAVVLYAVGWTERRLVEREKPASAPVPVPAPEAKEEKPAIPPRDLAVITAAVLAYTAEKASQLRPLPFKRKVSDAWRLYGVQSSMEEVEDFNYELGKW; encoded by the coding sequence ATGAGCGAGTTTATGGAGGGCCTGAACCTGACGGTGCTGGGTGTTACCATAGTCTTCATGGTACTCAGCATCCTGGCGGTCGTTCTCTACGCAGTTGGCTGGACCGAGAGAAGGCTGGTGGAGCGGGAAAAGCCCGCTTCCGCTCCGGTTCCCGTTCCTGCCCCGGAGGCCAAGGAGGAAAAGCCGGCCATACCCCCGAGGGACCTCGCGGTCATAACGGCCGCTGTGCTGGCATACACTGCCGAGAAGGCCTCACAGCTCAGGCCCCTGCCGTTCAAGAGGAAGGTTTCAGATGCCTGGCGCCTCTACGGCGTCCAGTCGAGCATGGAGGAAGTTGAGGACTTCAACTACGAGCTCGGGAAGTGGTGA
- a CDS encoding translation initiation factor IF-2 subunit beta: protein MSEKKVDFYDFEGLLDKAYEELPENVKHHTSRFEVPAAIVTIAGNRTIIENFVDIAEAMNRDPNHLLKFILREVATAGSLEGRRAVLQGRFTPYLIGNKMKKYLKDYVICPVCGSPDTKIIKRGRFHFLKCEACGAETPIQHL from the coding sequence GTGAGCGAGAAGAAGGTTGACTTTTACGATTTCGAAGGCTTACTCGATAAGGCTTACGAGGAGCTTCCTGAGAACGTCAAGCATCACACTTCCCGTTTCGAGGTTCCAGCAGCGATAGTCACGATAGCCGGAAACAGGACTATAATCGAGAACTTCGTGGACATAGCCGAAGCCATGAACCGCGACCCGAACCATCTGCTCAAGTTCATCCTGCGTGAGGTGGCAACAGCCGGAAGTCTCGAAGGAAGGCGTGCCGTCCTGCAGGGGCGATTCACACCATACCTGATAGGCAACAAGATGAAGAAGTACCTCAAGGACTACGTCATCTGTCCGGTCTGTGGAAGTCCGGATACGAAGATTATCAAGCGCGGACGCTTCCACTTCCTCAAGTGCGAGGCCTGCGGTGCCGAAACGCCTATTCAGCACCTCTGA
- a CDS encoding carboxyl transferase domain-containing protein, whose amino-acid sequence MSMEEKVNDLYERKRKILEMGGEKAVEKQHAKGKLTARERIEKLLDPGSFVEIGMFVRHRGTEFGLDKKELPADGVITGYGTIDGRLVFVFAQDFTVMGGSLGEMHAAKIKRIMELALEAGAPVIGLNDSGGARIQEGVDSLKGYGEIFKMNTILSGVVPQITAIMGPCAGGAVYSPAIGDFILMVDNPASFMFITGPQVVKAVTGVEVTPTQLGGAMVHAQRAGQAHLVGKSDEEVLALIRRLVSYLPSNNMEKPPRVKTSDLPFRKTENLYSIVPDDPNKGYDVRQVIYEIVDRDENGNPDFLEILPYFAPNAVVGFGRMNGQTVGIVANNPIHFAGVLDIDSSDKIARFVRTCDAFNIPIVTLVDVPGYLPGTQQEYGGIIRHGAKVLYAYAEATVPMVTVILRKAYGGAYLAMGSKHLGADFVFAWPTAEIAVMGPEGAANIIFRKEIAQAENPEEVRQQKIAEYRERFANPYVAASRGYIDDVIDPAETRAKVIMALEAMESKRVKLPPKKHGNIPL is encoded by the coding sequence ATGAGCATGGAAGAGAAGGTTAACGATCTGTATGAGAGAAAAAGGAAGATTCTTGAGATGGGCGGCGAAAAGGCCGTCGAAAAACAGCACGCTAAGGGGAAGCTAACCGCACGCGAGAGGATTGAGAAGCTCCTCGATCCGGGAAGCTTCGTTGAAATAGGCATGTTCGTCAGGCATAGGGGTACTGAATTCGGGCTCGACAAGAAGGAGCTGCCCGCCGACGGCGTCATCACCGGCTACGGTACCATCGATGGAAGGCTCGTTTTTGTGTTCGCCCAGGATTTCACGGTCATGGGCGGTTCCCTCGGTGAGATGCATGCGGCAAAGATAAAGCGCATCATGGAGCTTGCCCTTGAAGCCGGAGCGCCGGTGATAGGCCTCAACGACTCCGGTGGAGCAAGAATCCAGGAGGGTGTGGATTCCCTCAAGGGCTACGGCGAGATCTTCAAGATGAACACCATCCTCAGCGGTGTCGTCCCACAGATAACCGCGATAATGGGCCCCTGCGCCGGTGGAGCCGTTTACAGCCCTGCCATCGGCGACTTCATACTCATGGTGGACAACCCGGCGAGCTTCATGTTCATCACCGGGCCGCAGGTCGTTAAAGCTGTGACAGGCGTTGAGGTCACGCCAACACAGCTCGGTGGAGCCATGGTTCACGCCCAGAGAGCAGGACAGGCCCACCTCGTGGGCAAGAGCGATGAGGAAGTCCTTGCCTTAATAAGGCGTCTCGTGAGCTACCTGCCCTCCAACAACATGGAGAAACCGCCGAGGGTCAAGACGAGCGATTTGCCCTTCAGGAAGACCGAGAACCTCTACTCCATCGTCCCGGACGACCCGAACAAGGGCTACGACGTGAGGCAGGTGATCTACGAGATAGTGGACAGGGACGAGAACGGCAACCCAGACTTCCTGGAAATCCTGCCATACTTCGCCCCGAACGCGGTTGTTGGATTTGGAAGGATGAACGGCCAGACCGTCGGCATAGTCGCCAACAACCCGATACACTTCGCCGGCGTTCTTGATATAGACAGCTCAGATAAGATAGCGCGCTTTGTAAGAACCTGCGACGCATTCAACATACCCATAGTTACCCTCGTTGACGTTCCGGGCTATTTACCTGGAACCCAGCAGGAGTACGGCGGAATCATAAGGCACGGTGCAAAGGTTCTCTACGCCTACGCGGAAGCGACCGTCCCGATGGTGACGGTTATCCTCAGGAAGGCCTACGGTGGAGCATATCTCGCGATGGGAAGCAAGCACCTCGGAGCTGACTTCGTCTTCGCCTGGCCTACCGCGGAGATAGCGGTCATGGGGCCGGAGGGAGCGGCCAACATCATCTTCAGAAAGGAGATAGCTCAAGCCGAGAACCCGGAGGAGGTTCGCCAGCAGAAGATAGCCGAATACCGCGAGCGCTTCGCCAACCCGTACGTTGCCGCTTCTCGTGGCTACATCGACGACGTCATCGACCCGGCAGAGACGAGGGCAAAGGTCATCATGGCACTTGAGGCCATGGAGAGCAAGCGCGTTAAGCTGCCCCCGAAGAAGCACGGCAACATACCGCTGTGA